One part of the Mariniflexile litorale genome encodes these proteins:
- a CDS encoding class I SAM-dependent methyltransferase — MYRFLKKNIKSLIPKEFLFKNELLLRKFYAVFYLGNKHECNVCNKRLRKFISLESNDLLCPFCGSLSRNRRLWDLLNKDGNIKGKTLHFSPSRSLYRNLKKIKSIDYYSSDFENEFLADYQFDITNINQEPEKFDTIICYHILEHIIDDKKAMTELYRVLKPNGRIYIQTPYKNGDIYEDYSIVSLEDRLKHFGQEDHVRVYSIEGLKSRLENISFNVCIRTFNNTTDGYFGFKSPETVLIATK; from the coding sequence ATGTACAGATTTCTTAAAAAGAATATCAAATCACTTATTCCAAAAGAGTTTTTATTTAAAAATGAATTGCTTCTCCGCAAGTTCTATGCTGTTTTTTATTTAGGAAATAAGCATGAATGTAATGTATGTAACAAAAGGCTTAGGAAATTTATTTCATTAGAAAGCAACGATTTACTATGTCCGTTTTGCGGAAGTTTATCGCGTAATAGAAGGCTTTGGGATTTACTTAATAAGGATGGCAACATAAAAGGAAAAACACTTCACTTTTCACCTTCAAGAAGCCTATATAGAAACTTGAAAAAAATAAAATCTATTGATTATTACAGTAGCGATTTTGAAAATGAGTTTTTAGCTGATTATCAATTTGATATCACAAATATTAATCAAGAACCTGAAAAATTTGACACAATTATTTGTTATCATATATTAGAACACATAATTGATGACAAAAAAGCAATGACTGAGCTTTACAGAGTTCTAAAACCCAATGGAAGAATTTATATTCAGACACCATATAAAAATGGTGATATTTATGAGGATTATTCTATTGTTTCTCTTGAAGATAGACTAAAACATTTTGGTCAAGAAGACCATGTAAGAGTTTATTCGATTGAAGGTTTAAAAAGTCGATTAGAGAATATAAGTTTTAATGTTTGTATAAGAACATTTAATAATACGACCGATGGTTATTTTGGTTTTAAATCGCCTGAAACTGTTTTAATAGCTACGAAATAA
- a CDS encoding glycosyltransferase has translation MLSILIPTYNYNIVPLVKEVFEQVSKCNITFEILVYDDGSNSKLNTKNQNINFFQNCFFKELPTNIGRSSIRNLLGTHAKYETLLFIDAGTFPKEENFIKNYISILDKELIIGGMTHKKKPVKKPYKLRWLYTKKRETKKGLHSSNFLIKKSVFELNLFDESLKKYGCEDVLFFDNFTKKNIEILKINNPVIHAADDDADTFIKKTEQAIENLIKLTSLKKIGISHYRLFSKYPLIEKLQLTHLMIKLFYLLKPMLVKNFNSSYPILLLFDFYRLGYFCILKKNKK, from the coding sequence ATGCTATCTATTTTAATCCCAACTTATAATTACAATATTGTTCCTTTAGTTAAAGAAGTTTTTGAACAGGTTTCAAAATGCAATATTACGTTCGAAATTTTAGTTTACGACGACGGTTCAAATTCTAAACTAAATACTAAAAACCAAAATATTAACTTTTTTCAAAACTGCTTTTTTAAGGAACTACCCACTAATATAGGTAGAAGCTCCATTAGAAATTTACTTGGTACTCATGCAAAATATGAAACTTTATTATTTATTGATGCGGGAACTTTTCCAAAGGAAGAAAATTTTATAAAAAATTATATTTCTATACTCGATAAGGAACTAATTATTGGTGGCATGACCCATAAAAAAAAACCAGTTAAAAAACCTTACAAATTAAGATGGCTCTACACCAAAAAAAGAGAGACCAAAAAAGGGTTACATTCATCAAACTTTTTAATTAAAAAAAGCGTATTTGAATTAAATTTATTTGATGAATCATTAAAAAAATATGGTTGTGAAGATGTACTGTTTTTCGATAATTTCACAAAAAAAAATATCGAGATTCTTAAAATAAACAATCCTGTTATTCATGCTGCTGATGATGATGCGGATACCTTTATTAAAAAAACTGAGCAGGCTATCGAAAATTTAATTAAATTAACATCACTAAAAAAAATAGGCATAAGTCACTACAGATTATTCTCCAAATACCCATTAATAGAAAAATTACAATTAACTCATTTAATGATTAAATTATTCTATTTATTAAAACCAATGCTTGTTAAAAATTTTAACTCATCATACCCTATATTATTACTATTCGATTTTTACCGGTTGGGTTATTTTTGCATCTTAAAAAAAAATAAAAAATAA
- a CDS encoding methyltransferase domain-containing protein — MKDLFGKALLDYQNGNYTEDIITSTNISDEDDLPLPYLFRGFSEMPKLEKKALKLAKGTILDVGCGAGSHSLYLQEKGFQVKAIDISKGAIEVTKLRGVLQAEVKDILDEKETFDTILLLMNGTGIFQELVEVSKYLSHLKNLLKPNGQILIDSSDIKYMYEDEDGGVWIDMNSTYHGELDYFLSYKDDEEDPMKWLYLDFEKLQLACETVGLKCELVVEGEHFDYLARLIPAFQPSSR; from the coding sequence ATGAAAGATTTATTTGGAAAAGCCTTATTAGATTACCAAAACGGAAATTATACCGAAGATATCATCACGTCTACCAATATTTCAGATGAAGACGACTTGCCGCTACCCTACTTATTTCGTGGTTTTAGTGAGATGCCAAAGCTTGAAAAAAAAGCATTAAAATTAGCAAAAGGGACTATTCTAGATGTAGGTTGCGGTGCAGGAAGTCATTCTTTGTATTTACAAGAAAAAGGCTTTCAGGTAAAGGCTATAGACATCTCAAAAGGCGCTATTGAAGTTACTAAACTACGTGGTGTTTTACAGGCTGAAGTAAAAGATATTTTAGACGAAAAAGAAACCTTTGATACTATTTTATTATTGATGAATGGCACAGGTATTTTTCAGGAATTAGTAGAAGTTTCAAAATACTTATCCCATTTAAAAAACTTGTTAAAACCTAATGGACAAATTTTAATTGATTCGTCCGACATTAAATACATGTACGAAGATGAAGATGGAGGTGTTTGGATAGATATGAACTCTACATACCATGGTGAACTCGATTATTTTTTAAGTTATAAAGATGACGAAGAAGACCCTATGAAATGGTTGTATTTAGATTTTGAAAAATTACAATTAGCTTGCGAAACCGTTGGATTGAAATGTGAATTGGTTGTCGAAGGGGAGCATTTTGATTATTTGGCTAGATTAATTCCTGCCTTTCAACCTAGTTCAAGATAA
- a CDS encoding TonB-dependent receptor, with protein sequence MRKHIKNIILAVFTLSVTLVFSQKKTTDTINTGVIDVVKPYVPTISDAFKLKEVPSLNDETTQAKKEIKYNIFSFPVASTFTPAKGKAAVVDKAKPIKLYDNYATLGVGTYTTILGEVYLNHAISRTESVGGYVSHHSSGGGIEGLSYDDDFLDSKANVNYSSRLRDLAWNVEGGVGYQRYNWYGVPESQIAISQTNNIQVDHSFFNAHLGGDVSFEDTYINSASFLFRRFGDNQGSAENRFTFKGKVDIPINDYEISTDVVIDYLGGSFDRAYNVNTELNYGNIQVGISPTYELKQDDLTLNLGVSLFYMRDNEANDSKIYLYPNVTATYRLVNDVLIAYGGIQGDLIQNSYYGFANENPFVSPTLFITPTDQLYNAYVGLKGKVTSNVSYNISGRYLADRSKALFRNNEITLTTQDYSYGNSFGIVYDNVKTWGVSGEINVDVNRNFKLALKAETFSYTSDDEAEAWNLPDFKGSLFLDYQISEKWFAGANLFYVGERKDQFFLTTTTPTTVTLDSYFDANAHVGYHVNDQLSIFAKANNMSNEGYQKWQNFPVQSAQFLAGATYKFDF encoded by the coding sequence ATGCGTAAGCACATAAAAAATATCATATTAGCCGTTTTCACACTTAGTGTAACTCTTGTGTTTTCACAAAAGAAAACTACAGACACTATTAATACAGGAGTTATTGATGTTGTAAAACCGTATGTACCAACCATATCGGATGCTTTTAAGTTAAAGGAAGTACCCTCGTTAAACGATGAAACTACTCAAGCAAAAAAAGAGATTAAATACAACATATTTTCATTTCCAGTAGCATCCACATTTACACCAGCAAAAGGTAAAGCGGCTGTTGTGGATAAGGCTAAGCCTATAAAATTATATGATAACTATGCTACTTTAGGTGTTGGTACTTATACCACCATTTTAGGTGAAGTTTATTTGAATCATGCCATTAGCCGTACCGAAAGTGTCGGAGGTTATGTTAGTCATCATTCTTCTGGAGGTGGTATCGAAGGGTTATCTTATGATGATGATTTTCTAGATTCAAAAGCAAATGTAAATTATTCGTCGCGTTTAAGAGATTTGGCCTGGAATGTTGAAGGTGGTGTTGGATATCAAAGGTATAATTGGTACGGAGTTCCTGAATCGCAAATAGCCATTTCACAAACTAATAATATTCAAGTAGATCATTCTTTTTTCAATGCACATTTAGGAGGCGATGTCTCTTTTGAAGATACTTATATAAATTCGGCAAGTTTCCTTTTTAGACGCTTTGGCGATAATCAAGGTTCAGCAGAAAACCGATTCACCTTTAAAGGAAAAGTTGATATACCTATCAATGATTATGAAATATCTACAGATGTGGTTATTGATTATTTAGGCGGAAGTTTTGATAGAGCATATAATGTGAATACTGAGTTAAATTACGGAAATATTCAAGTAGGTATCTCACCAACCTATGAATTAAAACAAGACGACCTAACCTTAAATTTGGGCGTGTCGTTATTTTATATGAGAGATAATGAAGCGAATGATAGTAAAATTTATTTGTACCCAAATGTAACTGCAACCTATAGATTGGTAAATGATGTTTTAATTGCTTATGGTGGTATTCAAGGTGATTTGATTCAGAATTCGTATTACGGTTTTGCAAACGAAAACCCATTTGTGTCTCCAACCTTGTTTATTACGCCAACCGACCAACTGTATAATGCTTATGTAGGTTTAAAAGGGAAAGTAACTAGCAATGTTAGTTATAACATTAGTGGACGTTATTTAGCCGATAGAAGTAAAGCCTTGTTCAGAAATAACGAAATCACATTAACAACTCAAGATTACTCGTATGGTAATTCCTTTGGAATTGTATATGATAACGTAAAAACTTGGGGAGTTTCGGGTGAAATAAATGTCGATGTAAATAGAAATTTCAAATTAGCTTTAAAAGCTGAAACATTTAGCTATACAAGCGATGACGAAGCTGAAGCGTGGAATTTACCAGATTTTAAAGGTTCTTTGTTTTTAGATTATCAAATAAGCGAAAAATGGTTTGCTGGAGCTAATTTGTTTTATGTAGGGGAGCGTAAAGATCAATTCTTTTTAACAACTACAACACCCACAACAGTTACTTTAGATAGTTATTTTGATGCCAATGCCCATGTTGGTTACCATGTAAACGACCAACTTTCCATATTTGCAAAAGCAAATAATATGTCGAATGAAGGCTATCAAAAATGGCAAAATTTTCCAGTACAATCTGCTCAGTTTTTAGCGGGGGCTACTTATAAGTTTGATTTCTAA
- a CDS encoding glycosyltransferase family 2 protein, with translation MPYFSVIIPLYNKENYVNKTLQSILSQTFTDFEIIIINDGSTDNSIEEVKKTNDPRIKLYNQTNQGLSGARNSGIKKATANYIAFIDADDFWLPHHLEQLHNLINNYPDKGLYCTGYTIQKSTSVFHRAHFNELQENFKGIVPCFFKHSLQNCVAWVSAICIPKDVFNDIGYFDLEIFSEQDIDLYIRIATKYEVALDNTSVSAIYNRTMEDGISNALFKKNIPKFVFTYKNIEKNHPALKKYIDYNRFSLAVSFKLASNNKLSKILIEDINFNNLNSFQKLLIYLPNPIIKFLFFIKNKLNLNALFIFKPKTVNY, from the coding sequence ATGCCTTATTTTTCTGTAATAATTCCATTATACAACAAAGAAAACTATGTAAATAAAACTTTGCAAAGTATTCTAAGCCAAACATTCACAGACTTTGAGATTATTATTATTAATGACGGAAGCACCGATAATAGTATTGAAGAAGTTAAAAAAACAAATGACCCCCGTATTAAACTATATAACCAAACAAACCAAGGATTATCCGGTGCTAGAAATTCTGGAATAAAAAAAGCAACTGCAAATTACATTGCTTTTATTGATGCTGATGATTTTTGGTTACCACATCATTTAGAACAACTACACAACCTTATTAATAACTATCCTGACAAAGGACTATACTGTACTGGATATACAATACAAAAATCTACTTCTGTTTTTCATAGAGCACATTTTAATGAATTACAGGAAAATTTTAAAGGTATAGTTCCTTGTTTTTTTAAACACTCATTACAAAATTGTGTAGCATGGGTTTCTGCGATTTGTATTCCAAAAGATGTTTTTAATGATATCGGCTATTTTGACCTTGAAATTTTTTCTGAACAAGACATTGACTTATACATTAGAATAGCAACAAAATACGAAGTTGCTTTAGATAACACTTCTGTTAGCGCTATTTATAACAGAACTATGGAAGACGGTATTTCAAATGCTTTATTCAAAAAAAATATTCCAAAATTTGTTTTTACTTATAAAAACATTGAAAAAAATCACCCTGCTTTAAAAAAATATATTGATTATAACAGGTTCTCATTAGCTGTAAGTTTTAAACTTGCTTCAAATAATAAATTAAGTAAAATTCTTATTGAGGATATCAATTTTAACAACTTAAATTCATTTCAAAAATTACTGATTTATTTACCCAACCCTATTATTAAATTCTTGTTTTTCATTAAGAATAAACTTAATCTAAACGCTTTGTTTATCTTTAAACCAAAAACAGTTAACTACTAG
- a CDS encoding tetratricopeptide repeat protein: MTIKNSVSLLVAICFSFQIWAQQSATYTSNLAEYQKALSLYNNQQYLAAQSLFGSVKKDTKETVLLSDCAYYIANCAVRLNQQNADQLVENFVKDYPTSTKRNTAYVDVAEYYFVNGKYAYARKWYDKVDESGLGRNEKEKFYFNNGYSAFSSKQYKEAKQYLTRVENSKQYGSQAKYYIGFMAYEGDDYENANKYFEQVSNQEQYKEKLSYYQADLNFKLGNFEKAIELAKAKLKSSDKNEVSELSKIIGESYFNLKQYAEAIPYLEAYKGKNGKWSNTDFYQLGYAHYKQGNYEKAISEFNKIIGGTNSIAQNAYYHLGESYIKLNKKQEALNAFRNASEMDFDLKIQEDAWLNYAKISYEIGNPYQSAPQVLATYLEKYPKSTFKEEIETLLIDSYITSKNYKEALKLLDGKKSFDNKVAYQKVAFYRGLELYNESNFIEAKNLFEASLKEPRDANFTVRATFWKAETDYNLTNYNDALISFKQFQQQSGASSTPEHKNIDYNLAYTYFKLKKYSQTAHYFNQFIASNKKNDNVRLNDAYLRLGDAYFVSSEYKNAITAYENAIKLSAVESDYAFFQKAISAGYVGQDSKKIKELEQFILEYQKSKLRDDAMYELGNTYVKAGDSDKAIQIYNRLSAEYKMSSFVPKALLRQGLVYYNGSKNEQALSKFKQVAGEYPDTPEAVQAVSTARLIYIDLGRVSEYATWVKTLKYVEVTDADLDNATYEAAEKQYLDNNTDRAITQFNGYLNQFPNGLHALQSHFYIAQMYYKKGLMDNAAPHYKYVVETSRSEFSEEALSRLSQFYLEKKDWNKAIPLLERLEDEANFPQNVVFAQSNLMKANYQLESYNKAVSYAEKVLANSTIDNKIKADANVIIARSAIKTNNETKAKEAYAKVETVATGETAAEALYYNAYFKNKETKYEASNTAVQKLAKDFSGYKYYSAKGLVLMAKNFYALKDAFQATYILESVIQNFTEFNDVVTEAKAELSKIKAQEAKTNSSVQAGN, translated from the coding sequence ATGACTATAAAAAATAGTGTTTCCCTTTTGGTGGCCATATGTTTTAGCTTTCAAATATGGGCGCAACAGTCGGCCACTTACACAAGTAATTTAGCAGAGTACCAAAAAGCCTTGTCGCTTTACAATAATCAGCAATATCTTGCTGCACAATCTTTATTTGGAAGTGTAAAAAAAGACACTAAAGAAACGGTTTTGTTGTCCGATTGCGCTTATTATATAGCCAATTGTGCGGTGCGTTTAAATCAGCAAAATGCAGATCAATTGGTAGAGAATTTTGTGAAGGACTACCCAACAAGTACGAAGCGTAATACCGCTTATGTTGATGTTGCCGAGTATTATTTTGTCAACGGTAAATATGCTTATGCCAGAAAATGGTACGATAAAGTGGATGAAAGCGGATTGGGAAGAAATGAAAAAGAAAAATTTTATTTCAATAATGGGTATTCAGCATTTTCAAGTAAACAATATAAAGAAGCTAAACAATATTTAACTCGAGTTGAAAATTCGAAACAATACGGGTCACAAGCCAAATATTACATTGGTTTTATGGCTTATGAAGGAGATGATTATGAGAATGCTAACAAGTATTTTGAACAAGTAAGCAACCAAGAACAGTACAAAGAAAAACTGTCTTATTATCAAGCTGATTTAAATTTTAAATTAGGAAATTTTGAAAAAGCGATTGAACTTGCTAAAGCGAAATTGAAGAGTAGTGATAAAAATGAAGTATCAGAGCTTTCAAAAATTATAGGCGAAAGCTATTTTAATTTAAAGCAGTACGCCGAAGCCATTCCGTATTTAGAAGCTTACAAAGGTAAGAACGGGAAATGGAGTAATACCGATTTTTATCAGTTGGGCTATGCGCATTATAAACAGGGTAATTATGAAAAAGCGATTTCAGAATTCAATAAAATTATTGGAGGCACAAACTCCATTGCACAAAATGCGTATTACCATTTAGGTGAAAGTTATATTAAATTGAACAAAAAACAAGAAGCATTAAATGCCTTTAGAAATGCTTCTGAAATGGATTTCGATTTAAAAATTCAAGAAGATGCCTGGTTAAACTATGCGAAAATTAGTTACGAAATTGGAAACCCATACCAATCGGCACCACAAGTATTAGCGACTTATTTAGAAAAATATCCTAAATCAACTTTTAAAGAAGAAATTGAAACCTTATTGATAGATTCGTATATCACTTCTAAAAACTATAAAGAAGCACTAAAATTATTGGATGGTAAAAAGAGTTTTGATAATAAAGTAGCTTACCAAAAAGTAGCATTTTATAGAGGGTTGGAATTATATAATGAAAGTAATTTCATAGAAGCTAAAAATCTTTTTGAGGCATCTTTAAAAGAACCTCGTGATGCTAATTTTACAGTAAGAGCAACATTTTGGAAAGCAGAAACAGATTATAATTTAACCAATTATAATGATGCTTTAATTAGTTTTAAACAATTTCAGCAACAATCAGGGGCCTCATCTACACCCGAACATAAAAACATAGATTATAATTTAGCTTACACTTATTTTAAATTAAAAAAGTATTCACAAACAGCTCATTATTTCAATCAATTCATTGCTTCAAACAAAAAGAATGATAACGTACGATTGAATGATGCTTACTTGCGTTTAGGTGATGCCTATTTTGTGTCGAGTGAGTATAAAAATGCTATAACTGCTTATGAAAACGCTATTAAATTAAGTGCTGTTGAGTCCGATTATGCCTTTTTTCAAAAAGCGATAAGCGCTGGTTATGTGGGGCAAGATTCTAAAAAAATTAAGGAATTAGAACAATTTATTTTGGAGTATCAAAAATCGAAACTTCGTGATGATGCCATGTACGAGTTGGGTAATACCTACGTAAAAGCAGGAGATAGCGATAAGGCCATTCAAATATACAACCGCTTGAGTGCTGAATACAAAATGAGTTCGTTTGTTCCAAAAGCATTATTGCGTCAAGGGTTGGTGTATTATAACGGTAGTAAAAATGAGCAGGCATTAAGTAAGTTTAAGCAAGTAGCGGGCGAATATCCAGACACACCAGAAGCGGTTCAGGCGGTATCAACAGCGCGTTTAATTTATATTGATTTAGGGCGTGTTAGTGAATATGCTACTTGGGTAAAAACCTTAAAATATGTAGAGGTTACCGATGCTGATTTGGACAACGCCACTTACGAAGCTGCTGAAAAACAATATTTAGATAATAATACAGATAGAGCTATTACACAGTTTAATGGTTATTTAAACCAATTCCCAAATGGGTTGCATGCATTACAATCACATTTTTATATAGCTCAAATGTATTATAAAAAAGGGTTGATGGATAATGCAGCACCACATTACAAATATGTAGTAGAAACTTCAAGAAGTGAATTTAGTGAGGAAGCTTTATCACGTTTATCGCAGTTCTATTTAGAAAAGAAAGATTGGAATAAAGCCATTCCGTTGTTAGAACGTTTGGAAGACGAGGCTAATTTTCCTCAAAATGTGGTATTTGCTCAGTCTAACTTAATGAAAGCGAATTACCAATTGGAAAGTTATAATAAGGCAGTTTCTTATGCTGAAAAAGTATTAGCTAATTCAACTATTGATAATAAAATTAAAGCCGATGCGAATGTCATCATAGCACGTTCTGCTATAAAAACTAATAATGAAACCAAAGCTAAAGAAGCCTATGCAAAAGTAGAAACCGTGGCAACAGGTGAAACAGCGGCAGAAGCTTTATACTATAACGCCTATTTTAAAAATAAAGAAACTAAATATGAAGCCTCAAATACAGCAGTTCAAAAATTAGCAAAAGATTTTTCAGGTTACAAATATTATAGTGCTAAAGGATTAGTGCTTATGGCAAAGAATTTTTATGCCTTAAAAGATGCATTTCAAGCCACTTATATTTTAGAAAGTGTCATTCAAAATTTTACAGAATTTAATGATGTGGTTACAGAAGCAAAAGCAGAATTAAGTAAAATAAAAGCACAAGAGGCCAAAACCAATTCGTCTGTACAAGCAGGTAATTAA
- a CDS encoding ATP-binding cassette domain-containing protein, giving the protein MPTPILQLKDVSIYQGDSLILSKVNVEINKGDFVYLIGKTGTGKSSFMKTLYGDLPLTEGEGHIVDFDLKTLKENDIPYLRRKLGVVFQDFKLLSDSTINENLLFVLRATGWKDKNEMNSRVEEVLNKVDMKTKGFKYPHELSGGEQQRVAIARALLNNPELILADEPTGNLDPQTSIEVMEVLQEINKNGNTILMATHDYALLLKYPSKTLKCDDSQVFEVVQRKG; this is encoded by the coding sequence ATGCCTACTCCTATTTTACAATTAAAAGATGTTTCTATATATCAAGGTGATAGCCTGATACTTTCTAAGGTGAATGTTGAAATTAACAAAGGTGATTTTGTATATTTAATTGGAAAAACGGGTACTGGAAAAAGTAGTTTTATGAAAACACTTTACGGCGATTTACCTTTAACCGAAGGCGAAGGGCATATTGTAGATTTCGATTTAAAAACACTTAAAGAAAATGATATTCCTTATTTAAGACGTAAATTAGGCGTGGTTTTTCAAGATTTTAAATTATTATCAGACAGCACTATAAACGAAAATTTATTATTTGTTTTAAGAGCTACTGGTTGGAAAGATAAAAACGAAATGAACAGCCGTGTTGAAGAAGTTTTAAATAAAGTAGACATGAAAACCAAAGGGTTTAAATATCCTCACGAACTTTCAGGAGGCGAGCAACAACGTGTTGCTATTGCCAGGGCTTTATTAAACAACCCAGAGCTTATTTTAGCTGATGAACCTACTGGAAATTTAGACCCACAAACCAGTATTGAAGTTATGGAGGTTTTACAAGAAATAAACAAGAATGGCAACACCATTTTAATGGCTACCCACGATTATGCTTTGCTTTTAAAATACCCAAGTAAAACGTTGAAATGTGATGATAGTCAGGTTTTTGAGGTGGTGCAGAGGAAAGGGTAA
- a CDS encoding 2OG-Fe(II) oxygenase: MNNNWFMNGLTSKEISNLIFNKIDSIKDQLKVSYLASKNQIGFFYIDDLFPLDLAHSCFDVFPDKSEMRVLKSIREYKCVSAQMDKHNKLLEEVIYAFQDKKVINLISDICEMKSLYADESLYAGGLSLMGKNNFLNPHIDNSHDAERERWRVLNLLYYVTPNWDKENGGHLELWSNGPKKAPVLIESKFNRLVVMATHDTSWHSVNKVIVDKSRCCISNYYFSDEALKETGKFHVTKFRGRPEDIFKNIVLDLDANLRMIVRKIFKKGIRKNPHVYNKNKQF; the protein is encoded by the coding sequence ATGAATAATAATTGGTTTATGAATGGTTTAACATCCAAAGAGATTTCAAATTTGATATTTAATAAAATTGATAGTATAAAAGACCAACTTAAAGTGTCTTATTTAGCATCAAAAAATCAAATAGGTTTTTTTTATATTGATGATTTATTCCCTTTAGATTTAGCTCACTCCTGTTTCGATGTATTTCCAGATAAATCTGAAATGCGTGTTTTAAAAAGTATTCGTGAGTATAAATGTGTATCTGCTCAAATGGATAAGCATAATAAACTTTTGGAGGAGGTTATTTATGCATTTCAAGATAAAAAAGTGATAAATTTAATTAGTGATATTTGCGAAATGAAGTCGCTGTATGCTGATGAATCTTTGTATGCAGGAGGCCTTTCTTTAATGGGTAAAAATAACTTTCTAAATCCACATATAGACAATTCCCATGATGCTGAACGTGAACGTTGGCGTGTACTTAACTTATTGTATTATGTGACACCTAATTGGGATAAAGAAAATGGGGGGCATCTTGAATTATGGTCTAACGGACCTAAAAAAGCACCTGTTTTAATAGAAAGCAAATTCAATCGACTGGTTGTAATGGCAACTCACGATACTTCTTGGCATTCGGTAAATAAGGTAATTGTTGATAAAAGCAGATGTTGTATTTCAAATTATTATTTTAGTGATGAAGCATTGAAGGAAACCGGTAAATTTCATGTTACTAAATTTAGAGGAAGACCAGAAGATATTTTTAAAAATATAGTATTAGACTTAGATGCTAATTTAAGAATGATAGTACGAAAAATTTTTAAAAAAGGCATTCGTAAAAACCCTCATGTTTATAATAAAAATAAACAGTTTTAA
- a CDS encoding YkgJ family cysteine cluster protein, protein MQEFIKNLPKLAKDKHNENKKFFAKLKSKPPKNLDYVMQDLHDAEFKKTDCLECANCCKTTGPLFTDKDVERIAKHFKMKTQQFINQYLHIDEDNDYVLQSVPCTFLGADNYCSIYEVRPKACREFPHTDRKKFQQISNLTIKNVAICPAAYNIVEEMKKRIKL, encoded by the coding sequence ATGCAAGAATTCATAAAAAACCTTCCAAAGCTCGCCAAAGATAAGCATAACGAGAATAAAAAATTCTTCGCAAAGCTAAAAAGTAAACCACCCAAGAATTTGGATTATGTGATGCAAGATTTACATGATGCCGAGTTTAAAAAAACGGATTGTTTGGAGTGTGCTAATTGCTGTAAAACCACTGGGCCATTGTTTACCGATAAAGACGTGGAACGTATTGCAAAACACTTTAAAATGAAAACCCAGCAGTTTATCAACCAGTACTTGCATATTGATGAAGATAACGATTACGTGTTGCAAAGTGTACCCTGTACTTTTTTAGGAGCTGACAATTATTGTTCAATCTATGAAGTACGCCCAAAAGCCTGTCGCGAGTTTCCACATACCGATAGGAAAAAGTTTCAGCAAATTTCTAACTTAACTATAAAAAATGTGGCTATTTGTCCTGCTGCTTATAATATAGTTGAGGAAATGAAGAAGCGCATTAAATTATAA